The DNA segment CTACTTGAAAATTTACCACCATCTATTTCCATTGCAGATGATGCAAGTGTTAGACCCAAATGACAAGGAAAGAGCCCATCATCTTCATCAATTTCCCTAACAAAGACAGCATTCCTTATTGAACAAAGGGGTGCCCCTGTTCCACAGAGCTGCAATGTCTCAGGTGTGGAAGGGAGGCACTCCAGCTCCTGACCACAGTCATTATCTTCATTGGAGCTGTGAGTGACAACAGTTATCAGACTATCATCTGGAATACCTGAGCTCAACTCTAATTTTAGCTTCTCACAGAAGTCCTGATCGAGTATGTACCCCTTCTCGGGATTGGTAGAGGTATTACGATCAGCACGCAAGTTGTTCACCGAAGCCTGATTGCTGTAATCCAAATCTGGTGGCAATCTCCTCTTCTTATGGATGACCGAGATGTCCATCGACGAGGTTTCCGCCATCTTCATGAGATTTGCCATAAGCTCAGGTTTCTGCAGTGCTCGCTGGACGAAAGCAAGAATTTTGAGATGCCGCTGCTCCATATCGGCCAACCTCCGCTCGAGATCGTCGATCTGGATCTCGGTTCCCGACTTCTGTTGCATGAACTTCTGGATAATATCCTCGAGGCCAGCTTTCTCCTGGTTGAGGCGCTCGATCGTGCCCTCTAGCGCAACCCTCTCGGCGTCAGCAAGCCCACCTCCCGGCGGATGGCTGTGGCTGTGGGTGGGCTTGCGGCGGTGAATTTTCTTGAGCAAGTGATTTTGACCCTTGACAAAGTCGTCGTTCGCGAACTCCCACCGCTCCGGATCGATCTTCTTGAATCCCTACACATCAAGATTCAATTTTGACTCCAAATCATGATCATTTTCTCCGAGGATAATCGACGACAAAGTATATCAACTCGAAGAACAATAACCCAAGATTCGATCTTGACATCGGACCTAAAACATCACACCCAAGAACTGGATTCCCAAAACAAAGCGAGAAGAAGGGCTGAAGTTTGGTTTCCTTACGTATGTGTTGAGCTGGCGGACGAAGCTGGAGAAGTTGTTGTGCTTGAAGTACATCGGAAGCAGGCTGGTGACGAAGTCGATAGGGTTCCAGACCACAAAGCTCGCACCAGTGGAGCTCCAAGACACGATGGCATCGGTGGAGGCGTCGTCCACCATCTCGTACGTCTTCAGCAGGAAAGGCGCCGGACCGCCACCGCCTCCGTTACCTCCCACGGGGACGCCGCCGTCCATCTCTCTTCTAGGGTATTCCGGTGCTTTTGCGGATCGCCGATTGGGTGCGcagggagagcgagcgaagtcgcGGAGACGTCAACGCGGGCGGGCTCGAGCGGACTCCTCCTATTCTTCGGACGGCCGGTTTTATTACATAAAGCAAATTATATATCTAATTAAAGTAacattttgaataataaaaataaaatgagcAATTTTACGAATAAATTTGGATGTGAAAATATAAAGGATTCGTCGCACTGATACCTTCCGATGTGTTACGATCCGAATCAATCCATATATCGTACCGGTATAAACCTTTCATCCTACTCATATCATAACCATT comes from the Musa acuminata AAA Group cultivar baxijiao chromosome BXJ2-8, Cavendish_Baxijiao_AAA, whole genome shotgun sequence genome and includes:
- the LOC135620052 gene encoding heat stress transcription factor A-5-like produces the protein MDGGVPVGGNGGGGGPAPFLLKTYEMVDDASTDAIVSWSSTGASFVVWNPIDFVTSLLPMYFKHNNFSSFVRQLNTYGFKKIDPERWEFANDDFVKGQNHLLKKIHRRKPTHSHSHPPGGGLADAERVALEGTIERLNQEKAGLEDIIQKFMQQKSGTEIQIDDLERRLADMEQRHLKILAFVQRALQKPELMANLMKMAETSSMDISVIHKKRRLPPDLDYSNQASVNNLRADRNTSTNPEKGYILDQDFCEKLKLELSSGIPDDSLITVVTHSSNEDNDCGQELECLPSTPETLQLCGTGAPLCSIRNAVFVREIDEDDGLFPCHLGLTLASSAMEIDGGKFSSRTPDLVDQGADHATDLKTSNTARENDLTIPVVTIQSMVTQSTEAKVVSSQEVPPSNEASAVHIPANDVFWQQFLTERPG